The Nocardioides humi genome includes a region encoding these proteins:
- a CDS encoding anti-sigma factor: protein MGEDGPQELTAAERILAAADARTVEKSFPDGSTAAIVISRSEGKALIRTTDMALAPDGKVYELWLQTPAGDMVPAGLMPDEPDTTYVLDGDASEATGVGITVEPDGGSPEPTSDPIALFALDS from the coding sequence GTGGGGGAGGACGGTCCGCAGGAGCTGACCGCAGCAGAGCGGATCCTCGCCGCCGCCGACGCCCGCACGGTGGAGAAGTCGTTCCCCGACGGGTCCACGGCCGCGATCGTGATCTCGCGCAGCGAGGGCAAGGCGCTGATCCGGACGACCGACATGGCGCTCGCGCCCGACGGCAAGGTCTACGAGCTGTGGCTGCAGACGCCCGCCGGCGACATGGTGCCGGCCGGGCTGATGCCCGACGAGCCGGACACGACCTACGTCCTCGACGGCGACGCGTCCGAGGCGACCGGTGTCGGGATCACCGTCGAGCCCGACGGCGGTTCGCCCGAGCCCACCAGCGACCCGATCGCGCTCTTCGCCCTGGACTCCTGA
- a CDS encoding zf-HC2 domain-containing protein: MSDHDQTQGWDVHALSGAYAVDALDDVERARFEAHLAQCADCREEVDGLREAAAALGTGDLVEPPAAVRDQVLAGIERIRPLPPLPTGGTVTALRRRTPLLLAVAAAVVLLLGVGLAWLQPWGRTVRRS, encoded by the coding sequence ATGAGCGATCACGACCAGACCCAGGGCTGGGATGTGCACGCGCTGTCCGGCGCGTACGCCGTCGACGCGCTCGACGACGTCGAGCGGGCCCGGTTCGAGGCCCACCTCGCCCAGTGCGCCGACTGCCGCGAGGAGGTCGACGGCCTCCGCGAGGCCGCCGCCGCGCTCGGCACCGGCGACCTGGTGGAGCCTCCGGCCGCCGTCCGGGACCAGGTGCTCGCGGGGATCGAGCGGATCCGTCCGCTGCCCCCGCTGCCGACCGGCGGGACCGTGACCGCCCTGCGCCGTCGTACGCCGCTCCTGCTGGCCGTCGCCGCCGCCGTCGTGCTCCTCCTCGGGGTCGGGCTGGCCTGGCTGCAGCCGTGGGGGAGGACGGTCCGCAGGAGCTGA
- the sigK gene encoding ECF RNA polymerase sigma factor SigK: MDPVPGDPAGAPHAGAPAGGHGTDLGPLLQRAARGDTAAFAALYDATAARVHGLALRVVRDPAQAEEVTQEVFLEVWRRASRYDAARGSALAWLMTITHRKAVDRVRSAEAATRRDLTYEQTHRGVEHDSTAEAAHAGLEARRVRAALAQLTDVQREAIELAYFGGYTHTEVAALLDLPVGTAKTRIRDGLIRLRDTIGVGR, translated from the coding sequence ATGGATCCGGTCCCCGGCGACCCGGCCGGCGCTCCCCACGCGGGGGCGCCGGCCGGCGGCCACGGCACCGACCTCGGCCCGCTGCTGCAGCGGGCCGCGCGCGGCGACACCGCCGCCTTCGCCGCGCTGTACGACGCCACGGCGGCGCGGGTCCACGGCCTCGCGCTGCGCGTGGTGCGCGACCCGGCGCAGGCCGAGGAGGTCACCCAGGAGGTGTTCCTCGAGGTCTGGCGCCGGGCGAGCAGGTACGACGCGGCGCGCGGCAGCGCGCTGGCCTGGCTGATGACCATCACCCACCGCAAGGCGGTGGACCGGGTCCGCAGCGCGGAGGCCGCCACCCGGCGCGACCTGACCTACGAGCAGACCCACCGGGGCGTCGAGCACGACAGCACCGCCGAGGCCGCCCACGCCGGGCTGGAGGCCCGCCGGGTCCGGGCGGCGCTGGCGCAGCTCACCGACGTCCAGCGCGAGGCGATCGAGCTCGCGTACTTCGGCGGCTACACCCACACCGAGGTGGCCGCCCTCCTCGACCTGCCGGTCGGGACGGCGAAGACCAGGATCCGCGACGGCCTGATCCGGCTGCGCGACACGATCGGAGTAGGCCGATGA
- a CDS encoding fasciclin domain-containing protein → MKLQRLSRTAGATAAVLALSVSLAACGDDGDASDADSTPSADSGMTSDAPGSDGADGADGSPAAQTFGPGCSQIPTSGAGSFDGMVKDPVATAASNNPLLSTLVTAVTSIDGLADTLNGAAALTVFAPYNDAFAAIPEDDLNGMVTEGQEKGQDSMLYKVLAHHVVGSNEGPDSVGGEQETLAGDQLTIEGDAESGMTVSDGTVTAKVLCGNIPTANATVYVIDQVLTGVK, encoded by the coding sequence ATGAAGCTCCAGCGACTCAGCCGCACCGCCGGCGCCACCGCTGCCGTCCTCGCCCTCTCCGTCTCCCTCGCCGCGTGCGGTGACGACGGCGACGCGAGCGACGCCGACAGCACGCCGAGCGCGGACAGCGGCATGACCAGCGACGCCCCCGGCTCCGACGGTGCCGACGGTGCCGACGGGAGCCCCGCGGCGCAGACCTTCGGGCCCGGCTGCTCGCAGATCCCGACATCGGGCGCCGGCTCCTTCGACGGCATGGTCAAGGACCCGGTCGCCACCGCCGCGAGCAACAACCCGCTGCTCAGCACCCTGGTCACCGCGGTCACCAGCATCGACGGTCTCGCCGACACCCTCAACGGCGCCGCGGCGCTGACCGTGTTCGCGCCGTACAACGACGCCTTCGCGGCGATCCCCGAGGACGACCTGAACGGCATGGTCACCGAGGGCCAGGAGAAGGGCCAGGACAGCATGCTCTACAAGGTCCTCGCCCACCACGTGGTCGGCTCCAACGAGGGGCCGGACAGCGTCGGCGGCGAGCAGGAGACGCTCGCGGGCGACCAGCTCACCATCGAGGGCGACGCCGAGAGCGGCATGACCGTGTCCGACGGCACCGTCACCGCGAAGGTCCTGTGCGGCAACATCCCCACCGCCAACGCGACCGTCTACGTCATCGACCAGGTGCTGACCGGGGTGAAGTGA